GTGACGGGGCCGGCAGGGGCGCGAGGGGCGATGCGTCTTTGGGTTGGTCGTCGAGAAATTAATGCCGATGCCATCGCACCGGATGGAACCGTGGTTCCCATTCAAACAACTCGTGAGAAAAGAAGCCTTTTAATCAACTGGCCCATGACCCCATCCGGCGTGGTTATTCGGGTCAATTGGTAGGAAAAAGGAAACAAGCAGGTCGCCTCAAGGTAAGACCTGCTTGTATTTTAGGTGCTATGTCTTGGCTTAGATTGTCCCCTTTTACAGGGGAAGTACCGGTACATAATCAAGGCTTCGCTCATTGAACCGGTCATTCTTCTGTTTCCAAGACACATCTACCAGTTCGACAATATCCAGCTGACGTCTACGCTTCGCCGCCGCTGTGATTGAACTGAGGTTCAAAGGGTATAAGCCCTAAACGCGTTGCCATACGGAACGCTTGAACCCGATTGTTCACTTGCAACTTGTCGTAGATATTTGCTAAATGGAAATCAACCGTTCTTTTGCTGACAAACAAGGCAACCGCAACCTCGCGGCTGGATAGACCTTGAGCTATCAAGCTCAGTACTTCGATTTCCCGTTTCGTTAGCCGGGCGCGTCGCTCTGGCGACCCGCTTCGATTAGTGGTTGGCATAGCCATGAACTACCCCTCGCTCTTCTGTTTATAGTACCGCCCGAAGAGTGTTGTTCCATAAGTCCCTGCAACTTTTAACACAGTAAAGTTAACGGATAACCAGTTTTCTTACTATTGATAACCTTACTATGCTTTCAATGGCCGGGAGTTATTCCTATCAGTCCATCAAATCACAGTACAATCCGATCTCATTTACGAAGTGTACATG
The bacterium DNA segment above includes these coding regions:
- a CDS encoding response regulator transcription factor, whose product is MAMPTTNRSGSPERRARLTKREIEVLSLIAQGLSSREVAVALFVSKRTVDFHLANIYDKLQVNNRVQAFRMATRLGLIPFEPQFNHSGGEA